The Klebsiella sp. RIT-PI-d genomic sequence ACCTTGCGACCCGGGCGCACGTCTTTATCGTACCAGTGCAGATGAACCAGCGGCAGCTTCAGCCAGTCGTAGTTAAGATCCGTGCCAATCAGATTCACCATCACTGACGGGCTGTCAATGACCGGGCGGGGTAGCGGCAGCCCGGTAATGGCCCGCAAATGCAGTTCAAACTGGCTGATGGAAGCACCGTTTTGCGTCCAGTGGCCGCTGTTATGCACCCGCGGTGCCAGTTCATTGATCAGTAATCCGCCCGGGGTGATAAAACACTCCATGGCCATGACACCGACATAATTCAGGTTATGCAAAATAGCTGACAGCATGGTTTCAGCCTGCGTTTGCAGCTCCACACTGGCACGCGGAAATGCCACGCTGGTGCGCAAAATACCGTCCTGATGCAGATTGTGCGTCAGCGGATAGAACACCGTAGTACCATCGTGCCCGCGCGCGCCAACTAGCGAGACTTCACCGCTGAAATTAATGCCCTTCTCAACAATACACTCGCCGTAACAGTCATCCGGCAGTTCTGCGGTCTGTGTCGGGCGTAAACGCCATTGCCCCCGGCCGTCATAGCCGCCTACCCGGCGTTTAACGATAGCCAGTTCGCCAGTACGGGCAAAAAAGTCCGGCCACTGTTCGCGATGTTCCAGCAGTTGCCACGGGGCGGTTGCCAGGCCCAGCGTGTCGAAAAGCTGTTTTTGCGTCAGACGATCGGCAATAACCGGAAAAACGTCGCGATTAACAAACGCCGGATGCCGCGCCAGTTCGCGGGTCAGGGCCGTCTCGGGCCAGCGTTCAATTTCCGCAGTGATCACGCTGTGTGCAAAGGGGACAGACTCCGGCTCAGCGTCCAGTCCAACAGGCCATACTGCGATGCCCAGCGGCTCACCGGCCTGGCGCAGCATTCGTCCGAGCTGGCCATTACCCAGAACGCATACCTGCTTCATGCACCACCTCGCGGATCGGGATTATCCAGCACGTCGTCAGTCTGTGCTTTGCGCCATTCAACCAGACGCTGATGCAGTGCTGCATCGTGCTGAGCCAGAATTTGTGCGGCCAGCAGGGCCGCATTTGCCGCACCCGCTTTGCCAATCGCCAGCGTGCCGACCGGAATGCCGCGTGGCATTTGAACGATGGAGTAAAGGCTGTCAACGCCGCTCAGGGCCGCGCTTTGTACCGGCACACCCAGCACTGGCACCAGCGTTTTCGCCGCGATCATTCCCGGCAGATGCGCCGCGCCGCCGGCACCGGCAATAATCACCTGATAGCCGTTCTCTTCGGCACTTTCAGCAAAGCTGAACAGCTTATCGGGGGTGCGATGGGCAGAAACGACGTCAACATGGTAGGGAACATTCAGGATATCAAGGATTTCAGCGGCGAACTGCATAGTTGCCCAGTCGCTTTTTGAACCCATAACGATGGCAATACGGGTCGAATTATTGCGGGAAGACATACGTCTTAAAACTCCTGTGGGTGTGCTTCACACGACAGCTAAGGCCAGCAAGAATAGCATGGAAAAACGGCAAGGAAAACGGTTGCGTAGCAGAGTTAACGGGCGATTTATGCCGGGGAGGTGAACGGAAAGTGGATCAGTTCGACGTTGTCGGGGGTGACTTTTACCATTGAGCCTTCGCTGTGCCAGGCACCCAGGACCACGCGAAAAGCCGGTTCACCCTGGACGGTCAACTGATGAACGGCAGGGCGGTGCGTGTGTCCGTGAATAAGCCACGGCACATGATGACGTTCCATCACGCTGAGGACCGCCTCTGGATTAACGTCCATAATTTCCAGCGATTTAGTGCGGTTAGCCGCCTTACTGTTCGCGCGCATTTTGGCGGCGATGCGTTGACGAACAAAGAGCGGAAGGGTAAGGAACAGCTTTTGCAGCCACGGCTGGTGCACCTTTGCCCGAAACGCCTGATAGCCGGCGTCATCGGTACACAGCGTATCACCGTGCAGGATCAGTACCTTGCGGCCGTACAGATGAAGAATTTTTTCTTCCGGCAGTAATATCATGCCGCTTTCACGCGCGAAGCGTTTCCCCAGCAGGAAGTCACGATTACCGTGAATGAAATAGCAGGGGACGCCTGAATCGACCAGTGATTTGATAGCCGTCGCGATTTCCCGATGCAGCACGACCGGATCGTCATCGCCGATCCACGCTTCAAACAGATCGCCCAGAATATACAGGGCATCGGCTTTACGCGCTTCACCGGCTAAAAAACGCAGAAAACCGGCGGTGATCGCCGGTTCTTCGCTGGACAAATGCAGGTCTGCGATAAAAAGTGTCGCCACTAATTACTCGCTGACGTCGACGCTTTCAATAATAACGTCTTCTTTCGGAACGTCCTGGTGCATACCGCTGCGGCCCGTTGAAACGCCTTTGATTTTTTCAACGACGTCCATGCCTTCAACGACTTCGGCAAATACGCAGTAGCCCCAGCCCTGCAGATTCTCGCCGGAGAAGTTCAGGAAGTCGTTGTCTGCTACGTTAATGAAAAACTGTGCGGTAGCGGAATGTGGAGCCTGGGTACGCGCCATTGCCAGCGTGCCACGGGTATTTTTCAGACCGTTATTGGCTTCGTTTTTGATGGCGTCTTTGGTTTCTTTCTGGCGCATGCCAGGTTCGAAACCGCCGCCCTGAATCATAAAGCCATTGATGACGCGGTGGAAAATGGTGTTGTTGTAAAAACCTTCGCGACAATAGTCCAGGAAGTTTTTAACTGTTTCAGGCGCTTTATCATCAAAGGTTTTGACGACGATATCGCCATGATTAGTGTGGAATGTAACCATTTTTGCATCCTGTTCCGTTATAGTGGTACGTCGACCCGTCAGCGGGTCACATATAGAGGCATGTTATAGCATAAGCGAGAGGTTCGATCATCCCGCAAAGTGTGCTGCTTCATTGCTAAATTATAGGTATCATACGGCTTTTACGATCCACACACGTCTACTACATGGAATCTTCGATGTTAAAAATTTTTAATACTCTGACGCGCCAAAAAGAGGAATTTAAACCTATTCATGCCGGGGAAGTCGGCATGTACGTGTGTGGTATTACGGTTTACGATCTGTGTCACATCGGCCATGGCCGTACATTTGTCGCCTTTGATGTCGTCGCACGCTACCTGCGTTTTTTAGGATTTAAGCTAAAGTACGTGCGTAACATTACCGATATCGACGACAAAATCATTAAACGTGCTAATGAAAACGGCGAGAATTTTGTGGCGCTGGTTGACCGGATGGTCAACGAAATGCATACCGATTTTGACGCGTTAAATATCCTGCGCCCGGACAGCGAACCGCGTGCGACGCAGCATATTCATGAAATTATTGAAATTGTTGAGCGACTGGTCGAGCGTGGCCATGCTTACGTCGCCACCAACGGCGATGTGATGTTCTCTGTAGAAACCGATGCGGATTACGGCGCTTTATCACGTCAGGATCTGGATCAGCTTCAGGCGGGCGCGCGCGTTGAAGTTGCGGACGTCAAACGTAACCCGATGGACTTCGTGCTGTGGAAAATGTCCAAGCCAGGCGAACCGAGCTGGACCTCGCCGTGGGGCGAAGGACGCCCTGGCTGGCACATTGAGTGTTCGGCAATGAACTGCAAGCAGCTGGGTTCGCATTTTGATATTCACGGTGGCGGTTCTGACTTAATGTTCCCGCATCATGAAAACGAAATTGCCCAGTCTACCTGTGCCCACGACGGAGAATACGTTAACTACTGGATGCATTCCGGCATGGTGATGGTTGATCGGGAAAAAATGTCCAAATCGCTGGGCAACTTCTTTACCGTGCGCGACGTGCTGAAATACTACGATGCCGAGACTATCCGTTACTTCCTGATGTCCGGCCACTATCGCAGCCAGCTTAACTACAGCGAAGACAACCTCAAGCAGGCACGCTCCGCGCTGGAACGTCTGTATATTGCCCTGCGCGGAACGGACCTCTCTGTTGCCCCGGCCGGCGGTGAAGCGTATGAAACCCGCTTTATTGAGGCGATGAATGACGACTTCAACACCCCGGAAGCGTACTCCGTCCTGTTTGATATGGCGCGCGACATTAACCGTCTGAAAACGGAAGATGCTCAGGCGGCCAGCGCGCTGGCCGCGCATTTACGCAAGCTTTCTGCCGTACTGGGCCTGCTGGAGCAGGATCCGGAAGTGTTCCTGCAGGGCGGTGCTCAGGCCAACGACGGCGAAGTGGCGGAGATTGAAGCCCTGATTCAGCAGCGCCTTGATGCGCGCAAAGCTAAAGACTGGGCCGCCGCCGATGCCGCACGCGATCGTCTTAATGAGATGAATATCGTGCTGGAAGACAGTCCGCAAGGGACCATCTGGCGTCGCAAGTAATTACGCAGTCGTATTGCCCGGTGGCGCTGTGCTTACCGGGCCTGCCGTTTGATCGGGGATAAATAAGGCACTGCTGTCAGCCGAAAGACACACTTTTTACGTCACGCCGACTCGCGCACCACTAATTGTCCTGACAGCGTCACCCGCTGATTGAGTAATTCCGGATCGTTGATTTTGCGGATAATAAGCGTTGCTGCCTGACGCCCGGACTCTTCGCTTGCCGACGACACGTAGGTGAACGACGGCGAGGTCAGATTGATGTGCAGCATGTCCTCAAAACCCAGCAGTGCTACCTGCTGGGTGAGAAACACATCTTTCCCCACGGTTCGTCCGACCTGATGAATGCCGTTGATGCAGCCAATAATGGCATCGGGAGAGTGGCAGAGCAGGGCGGTGATCGTATTGTTATTTTCCAGCAGGTGACGTGTCGCATTACTCACCGCACGAGTATCTTCACTGCAGGCGGCGCTGGCTTCATCGCGATAAACCATTCCGCTTTGCGTTAGCGCGCTGCGAAAACCTGACAGCCGCTGCTGGCGAATACGATCGTTTTCCTTACCGCCGACATACGCGATGCTGCGATGCCCGCGTTCAATCAGATAGCGCGTCGCCAGCAGGGCGGCCTGACGATTGTCACGCATCACCAGATTGCACTCCTCTTCAATCAGCGACTGTGAGACCACCACCAGCGGCAGCGGGCAATGTTGAATTTGCGTCGGGAGTTTTGCTGAAGCAGAGTCAGAGGAGAGATAGATAACGCCCGCCACCCCCTGCTGTTTAAACGAAAGCAGGCAGCGCTCCAGATGCTCGCCCTCGTTCAGCGGCTGACCGAGAAAGACCATATAACCGTTTTTTTCAAGCTCCTGGACGATGCTGGCCATCACTTTAATCGAATAGCTATCGCTAAAATCGCGCAGGATAAGGCCGATCAGATTCGAGCGGTTAGCACGCAGGTTAGCCGCCGCCACGTTATGCACGTAGCCCAGCTTAGTAATGGCAACATTCACTTTTTCAATGGTTGCGCTGGAAATCTTCCCTTTTTGACGTAGCACCAGAGAAACGGTTGAAACCGAGACGCCCGCTTCTCGTGCCACATCAATAATACTGACCTTCTTCAAGTCTGCTCCCTGAAATCAAATATCACGAATCGCCTCCCGGGAGGGTTCAGGAGGCGAGGCTAACACTATTTACCCATCATCGACGACATCGTTTGTGCGATAAACTGCGCCCGCGCACCGAAAATAATCTGTACGCCCTTATCACCGACAAAGACCACGCCGCGCGCACCGATACCGTTCAGGCCGTCTTTATCGACCTTATCGCCTTTAGCCGCTTCCAGACGCAGGCGGGTAATACAGGCTCCGACAGAATGTATATTCTGCGCGCCACCCATCAAATCGATAATCTCAGATGCCAGCTCCTCATCTGACTTTGCACCGGCATCGGCAGTCACTTCCGCGCGTCCCGGCGTTTTAACATCAAAGCGACGGATCACAAAGCGGAAGGTAAAGTAATAGATCAGCGCCATTGGCACCCCAACGATAATGGCATTGAGGAAGTTGGTCTGATAACCATTAAACGACGGCAGTATACCAAATGAGATGTAGTCGATAAGCCCGGCTGAAAACGATTTTGCGATATGTGCATGAAGTAAATACATACACATATAGGAAAGGCCGGCCATGATGGCGTTAAATACGTACAGCACCGGGGCGACAAAGATAAAGGTAAACTCTACCGGCTCGGTGATCCCGGTTAAAAAGCAGGTCAGGCCCGCTGAGAACAGGATACCGGCGGCGATTTTTTTATTCCGGGTATGCGCTTCCTGATACATCGCCAGACAGGCGGCGGGCAGGGCAAACAGCATCAGCGGGAACTCGCCCTGCATAAATTTACCGGCGTTCTGATACGTATCGCTGCTAAAGGATTTGACCCCCTCTTCCAGCATTTTAAACCAGATAGTCTGATCGCCATGAATAACCTGGCCGGCCTGTGTCGTGTAATCGCCGAACGAGTACCAGAATGAGGGATACCAGATATGGTGCAGGCCCAGCGGGATCAGCGCCCGTTCAACCAGGCCAAAAATAAAGGTGGATGCGGCCTGATTATCACCGTTAACAATAACCGATAGCGCGTCAATGCCCGCCTGAATATGCTGCCAGATATATGGAAGCAGCAGGCCCATGATGAATGACAGAAACGCCGTGGCAATCGCCACAAAACGTTTCCCGGAGAAGAAGCCGAGAAATTCGGGCAACTGCATGGTATGAAATTTGTTATAGCACCATGCCGCCAGTATCCCGCAGATAAGGCCGCCAAAGACGCCCATTTGCAAAGTTGGAATGCCGACCACCATCGCATATTTTCCGCCCTGAGACGCCATCTCTGGCGTAATAGACAGCATGGTACCGATAGTGATATTAGTGACAAAAACGGAGACGGCAGCCGATAACGCAGCAATACCGGATTCAGACGCCAGACCGACGGCGGAACCGATAGCGAACAGCATCGGCAGGTTATCGAAAATAACCCCCCCGGCGTTCATCATTAGCGGCAGATGAAATTTGTCACCAAACGCCAGAAGTAAACCTGCCGCTGGCAGGAGTGAAATTGGCAGCATTAATGCGCGGCCAATCATTGAAAGCTTTGAAAGCGATTTAACAAACCCTGATATCAGACTCATGCTGACTTCCCCCGTGTTGGCACACTACGCACCTGATTTCTTATTATGAAGTATAACGTTTTAGTAGAACGTTCTACTTATCGTGTGAGATTGCGCGAAAACTGGCAACTGAAATTTCAGCGCCAGCCAGAGGAAATACAAATTGTTTGAAGTTGATCGCTAATTAGCCCTTATGGATAAAGGGCTTTATGGTGGGGATCAGGCAGTAACGGTCACCTGTTGACCGTCAAATGCCACGGTCTGACCGGCGACTATTTTGCAGCGCTTACGCGTTTCGACTGCGCCATCGACCGTGACCTGACCATCAGCGATCAGGATTTTCGCCTGCGCGCCGCTTTCGCTCCAGCCTTCCAGCTTCAGCAGATCGCACAGTTCAACGTGCGGGTGTTTTCCTAATGAAAAGGTAGCCATCTTACGCGATCTCCACGTCGTGATACTGTTCACACGCCTGGAGCGTGTTTTCAATGAGTGTAGCAACGGTCATCGGACCAACGCCGCCCGGAACCGGGGTAATGAATGACGCGCGTTCAGCGGCATCGGCAAATACCACGTCACCCACGACTTTGCCGTTTTCCAGACGGTTAATCCCGACATCAATCACGATAGCGCCTTTTTTGATCCACTCTCCGGGAATAAAGCCCGGTTTGCCGACAGCAACAATCAGCAGGTCGGCATTTTCGACATGATGACGCAGGTTTCGGGTAAAGCGATGCGTAACGGTAGTGGTGCAGCCGGCCAGCAGCAGCTCCATACTCATTGGGCGGCCCACAATGTTGGATGCGCCAACAACGACGGCATTCAGCCCATAGGTATCAATATTATAACGCTCAAGCAGGGTTACAATACCGCGCGGCGTACAGGGACGCAGGCGTGGCGCACGCTGGCACAGACGGCCGACGTTATAAGGATGAAAACCGTCTACGTCCTTATCCGGGTTAATGCGCTCAAGCACCTTCACGTTGTCGATACCGGCAGGCAACGGTAACTGCACCAGAATACCGTCAATTGTCGTATCAGCATTAAGCTCGTCGATAAGCGTCAGTAATTCTGCTTCGCTGGTGGTTGCGGGGAGGTCCCAGGAGCGCGAGATAAATCCCACTTCCTCACAGGCCTTGCGTTTGCTGGCGACGTAAATTTGTGACGCCGGGTTGCTACCCACCAGCACTACTGCCAGCCCCGGCGCGCGAAAACCCGCTGCAATGCGCGCTTTTACTTTTTCCGCAACCTCAGAGCGCACCTGCTGCGCAATCGTTTTACCATCAATAATCTTTGCTGCCATCAGAGAGAGGATTCCATCTGTCACAATACATAGGGGGATGGTTATATTTTGTCAGAAGCGGGACGTGCTGTCAGTCTTCGTTTTTGATATTCGTCACTTTTTACCCGAGTGGCCGGGGGCAGAGTGCTCATTTAGCAAGCATCCGAATGCAAAGCCATTGACTCAGCAGGGATTGACCGTATAATTCCAGCCGTTTCACCCCACCGCGAAGTTTATCACTTCCCAGTGCGCCCTTAGCTCAGTTGGATAGAGCAACGGCCTTCTAAGCCGTAGGTCACAGGTTCGAGCCCTGTAGGGCGTACCATTTAAATCAATGTGTTACGCAAACCCTCTCACTAAAAACCACACATCCAAAAAGTTTATGTAACTGCTGATGTAAGCGAAATTTCTCAATGCCGATCAACGTTAACGCGGCTTAGCCAGCATTCCCGGATAGTGCTTAGCGATGATGTCATTTATCCTTTCAATCCGATCCAGATACGGGCGACAGGCGTGACGAAACCGGCACCGCGGCCGGTACAGTTGAAATGTTTATGAGTTGAGTCCTGAGAAGAGAGAGGGTGTTACTGGGTTGGATAGAGAGAAATGTAAACGTAGCCGCAGCTACCACTACCACAGGTATCAGCTATGCAGATTAAACTCGCAAATTGAATGGTCACCTGATGTTGCTGATGTGGATTTAGTTCGCCAGCACGCAGCATATCTTCCGGTTGTTCTATAAACAGCGGGAAAAGCCTCAGCAGCGGCATATGCCGTTACGACATTATCGCTATTCGGTTACAGAATGGCGATCGTAGCGTCAGCATTACGCCTGAACAGTTCTGCTGCGAAACGGAGACGGGGCGCGTAGTAATGCAAATCATGGCACCGGGCTTCAGCCAGGTATTTTACCTGAGCATGGCGCCGGAAACGGGCTGGTTTATCCGGCGCGATCGTCAGAGCGTAAAGGAGAATGCCATCATGACGGAAGATCTCTTCTTCCAGGCGGTAGACCGTCTGGCCTGAAGATCACCGCCGCCATCTGGGATACCGATGGCGGCGTAACGTCAGGCTTCAGCTTGCCATTTTTCCAGTTTTGCACCCGCCCGACGTGCCGTAACGGGCAAGATATCGGCATCGGCGACGTAGCCATCCGGATCGAGGCAGCGGTTATGCGCTTTTGCCTGCAGCAGAACCTCCTCATCCCAGTACAGCCGTTTACGGGCATCGCCTCGGGTGGTGAGGATAAACTCGGTGTTACCGCCTGCCGCGCGATAGCGCCGCCAGC encodes the following:
- the purE gene encoding 5-(carboxyamino)imidazole ribonucleotide mutase, which codes for MSSRNNSTRIAIVMGSKSDWATMQFAAEILDILNVPYHVDVVSAHRTPDKLFSFAESAEENGYQVIIAGAGGAAHLPGMIAAKTLVPVLGVPVQSAALSGVDSLYSIVQMPRGIPVGTLAIGKAGAANAALLAAQILAQHDAALHQRLVEWRKAQTDDVLDNPDPRGGA
- the ybcJ gene encoding ribosome-associated protein YbcJ, producing the protein MATFSLGKHPHVELCDLLKLEGWSESGAQAKILIADGQVTVDGAVETRKRCKIVAGQTVAFDGQQVTVTA
- the lpxH gene encoding UDP-2,3-diacylglucosamine diphosphatase; this encodes MATLFIADLHLSSEEPAITAGFLRFLAGEARKADALYILGDLFEAWIGDDDPVVLHREIATAIKSLVDSGVPCYFIHGNRDFLLGKRFARESGMILLPEEKILHLYGRKVLILHGDTLCTDDAGYQAFRAKVHQPWLQKLFLTLPLFVRQRIAAKMRANSKAANRTKSLEIMDVNPEAVLSVMERHHVPWLIHGHTHRPAVHQLTVQGEPAFRVVLGAWHSEGSMVKVTPDNVELIHFPFTSPA
- the malI gene encoding Mal regulon transcriptional regulator MalI, giving the protein MKKVSIIDVAREAGVSVSTVSLVLRQKGKISSATIEKVNVAITKLGYVHNVAAANLRANRSNLIGLILRDFSDSYSIKVMASIVQELEKNGYMVFLGQPLNEGEHLERCLLSFKQQGVAGVIYLSSDSASAKLPTQIQHCPLPLVVVSQSLIEEECNLVMRDNRQAALLATRYLIERGHRSIAYVGGKENDRIRQQRLSGFRSALTQSGMVYRDEASAACSEDTRAVSNATRHLLENNNTITALLCHSPDAIIGCINGIHQVGRTVGKDVFLTQQVALLGFEDMLHINLTSPSFTYVSSASEESGRQAATLIIRKINDPELLNQRVTLSGQLVVRESA
- the cysS gene encoding cysteine--tRNA ligase, which codes for MLKIFNTLTRQKEEFKPIHAGEVGMYVCGITVYDLCHIGHGRTFVAFDVVARYLRFLGFKLKYVRNITDIDDKIIKRANENGENFVALVDRMVNEMHTDFDALNILRPDSEPRATQHIHEIIEIVERLVERGHAYVATNGDVMFSVETDADYGALSRQDLDQLQAGARVEVADVKRNPMDFVLWKMSKPGEPSWTSPWGEGRPGWHIECSAMNCKQLGSHFDIHGGGSDLMFPHHENEIAQSTCAHDGEYVNYWMHSGMVMVDREKMSKSLGNFFTVRDVLKYYDAETIRYFLMSGHYRSQLNYSEDNLKQARSALERLYIALRGTDLSVAPAGGEAYETRFIEAMNDDFNTPEAYSVLFDMARDINRLKTEDAQAASALAAHLRKLSAVLGLLEQDPEVFLQGGAQANDGEVAEIEALIQQRLDARKAKDWAAADAARDRLNEMNIVLEDSPQGTIWRRK
- the ppiB gene encoding peptidylprolyl isomerase B; this encodes MVTFHTNHGDIVVKTFDDKAPETVKNFLDYCREGFYNNTIFHRVINGFMIQGGGFEPGMRQKETKDAIKNEANNGLKNTRGTLAMARTQAPHSATAQFFINVADNDFLNFSGENLQGWGYCVFAEVVEGMDVVEKIKGVSTGRSGMHQDVPKEDVIIESVDVSE
- the folD gene encoding bifunctional methylenetetrahydrofolate dehydrogenase/methenyltetrahydrofolate cyclohydrolase FolD, whose protein sequence is MAAKIIDGKTIAQQVRSEVAEKVKARIAAGFRAPGLAVVLVGSNPASQIYVASKRKACEEVGFISRSWDLPATTSEAELLTLIDELNADTTIDGILVQLPLPAGIDNVKVLERINPDKDVDGFHPYNVGRLCQRAPRLRPCTPRGIVTLLERYNIDTYGLNAVVVGASNIVGRPMSMELLLAGCTTTVTHRFTRNLRHHVENADLLIVAVGKPGFIPGEWIKKGAIVIDVGINRLENGKVVGDVVFADAAERASFITPVPGGVGPMTVATLIENTLQACEQYHDVEIA
- a CDS encoding PTS transporter subunit EIIC, with the protein product MSLISGFVKSLSKLSMIGRALMLPISLLPAAGLLLAFGDKFHLPLMMNAGGVIFDNLPMLFAIGSAVGLASESGIAALSAAVSVFVTNITIGTMLSITPEMASQGGKYAMVVGIPTLQMGVFGGLICGILAAWCYNKFHTMQLPEFLGFFSGKRFVAIATAFLSFIMGLLLPYIWQHIQAGIDALSVIVNGDNQAASTFIFGLVERALIPLGLHHIWYPSFWYSFGDYTTQAGQVIHGDQTIWFKMLEEGVKSFSSDTYQNAGKFMQGEFPLMLFALPAACLAMYQEAHTRNKKIAAGILFSAGLTCFLTGITEPVEFTFIFVAPVLYVFNAIMAGLSYMCMYLLHAHIAKSFSAGLIDYISFGILPSFNGYQTNFLNAIIVGVPMALIYYFTFRFVIRRFDVKTPGRAEVTADAGAKSDEELASEIIDLMGGAQNIHSVGACITRLRLEAAKGDKVDKDGLNGIGARGVVFVGDKGVQIIFGARAQFIAQTMSSMMGK
- the purK gene encoding 5-(carboxyamino)imidazole ribonucleotide synthase, with translation MKQVCVLGNGQLGRMLRQAGEPLGIAVWPVGLDAEPESVPFAHSVITAEIERWPETALTRELARHPAFVNRDVFPVIADRLTQKQLFDTLGLATAPWQLLEHREQWPDFFARTGELAIVKRRVGGYDGRGQWRLRPTQTAELPDDCYGECIVEKGINFSGEVSLVGARGHDGTTVFYPLTHNLHQDGILRTSVAFPRASVELQTQAETMLSAILHNLNYVGVMAMECFITPGGLLINELAPRVHNSGHWTQNGASISQFELHLRAITGLPLPRPVIDSPSVMVNLIGTDLNYDWLKLPLVHLHWYDKDVRPGRKVGHLNLNDGDKDRLSATLEALMPLLPADYASGLTWAQGKLA